Proteins encoded together in one Impatiens glandulifera chromosome 1, dImpGla2.1, whole genome shotgun sequence window:
- the LOC124919562 gene encoding organelle RRM domain-containing protein 1, chloroplastic-like isoform X1 → MSLFWSEPSFTTVDVRRNFGTIPRLFSQIPTSLIPPQRCTISLRRASNLFPAQSQRRLYCNTMNSVSSSMEETNSFSSTAIFVKGLPQSTSEGTLRSAFSKFGEVSRVKMIRYEKSKGSAGFAYVWFVNGECAENAVVEMNGKGDSFWWRWLNLVPARYVKMEHPTSSEFCFIS, encoded by the exons ATGTCTCTGTTCTGGTCGGAGCCAAGCTTCACCACCGTTGATGTTCGCCGGAACTTTGGCACTATTCCACGATTGTTCAGTCAAATCCCGACGTCTTTAATTCCTCCTCAAAGATGCACAATATCCTTGCGACGAGCCAGCAACCTCTTTCCCGCTCAATCCCAGAGGAGATTATACTGTAACACGATGAACTCCGTTTCCTCATCAATGGAGGAGACCAACAGCTTTTCATCCACTGCAATATTCGTAAAAG GATTGCCGCAATCAACATCCGAAGGAACATTAAGAAGTGCGTTTTCGAAGTTTGGGGAAGTCAGTCGAG TGAAAATGATAAGATACGAGAAAAGCAAAGGAAGTGCAGGGTTTGCTTATGTTTGGTTTGTGAATGGAGAGTGTGCTGAGAATGCGGTCGTGGAGATGAACGGGAAG GGAGATTCATTCTGGTGGAGATGGCTAAACCTGGTTCCTGCAAGATACGTAAAGATGGAACACCctacaagttctgaattttgCTTCATTTCTTGA
- the LOC124919562 gene encoding glycine-rich RNA-binding protein 4, mitochondrial-like isoform X2, protein MSLFWSEPSFTTVDVRRNFGTIPRLFSQIPTSLIPPQRCTISLRRASNLFPAQSQRRLYCNTMNSVSSSMEETNSFSSTAIFVKGLPQSTSEGTLRSAFSKFGEVSRVKMIRYEKSKGSAGFAYVWFVNGECAENAVVEMNGKFFEGRFILVEMAKPGSCKIRKDGTPYKF, encoded by the exons ATGTCTCTGTTCTGGTCGGAGCCAAGCTTCACCACCGTTGATGTTCGCCGGAACTTTGGCACTATTCCACGATTGTTCAGTCAAATCCCGACGTCTTTAATTCCTCCTCAAAGATGCACAATATCCTTGCGACGAGCCAGCAACCTCTTTCCCGCTCAATCCCAGAGGAGATTATACTGTAACACGATGAACTCCGTTTCCTCATCAATGGAGGAGACCAACAGCTTTTCATCCACTGCAATATTCGTAAAAG GATTGCCGCAATCAACATCCGAAGGAACATTAAGAAGTGCGTTTTCGAAGTTTGGGGAAGTCAGTCGAG TGAAAATGATAAGATACGAGAAAAGCAAAGGAAGTGCAGGGTTTGCTTATGTTTGGTTTGTGAATGGAGAGTGTGCTGAGAATGCGGTCGTGGAGATGAACGGGAAG TTTTTTGAAGGGAGATTCATTCTGGTGGAGATGGCTAAACCTGGTTCCTGCAAGATACGTAAAGATGGAACACCctacaagttctga
- the LOC124919561 gene encoding UPF0613 protein PB24D3.06c-like, whose product MDLSSVVTSSASSSSPVPASSTTSWFSGIVRGRGDKSTVVKLSANANAASDGVGPVNRKKQFRGVMFKYGPKPIQIAFKTGDYKQQVIFIGGLTDGFLATDYLEPLAIALDKEKWSLVQFLMTSSYSGYGTSSLKQDAMELDQLISYLINKEESEGVVLLGHSTGCQDIVYYLRTNAACSRAVRAAILQAPVSDREYRATLPETASMIDLASKMISEDRGLEFMPREADPVAPLTADRYHSLCAYNGDDDMFSSDLSDDQLRMRLGHMSNTPCQVIFSMADEYIPEYVDKKALVDRLCRALGGAEKVEIEHGNHSLSNRVQEAVQATIDFVKREGPKGWDDPWS is encoded by the exons ATGGATCTCTCCTCCGTCGTAACGTCGTCGGCTTCTTCATCCTCCCCTGTTCCGGCAAGTTCGACTACTTCATGGTTCTCCGGCATCGTTCGAGGCCGCGGGGACAAGTCAACAGTCGTTAAATTATCTGCAAACGCAAACGCTGCTAGCGACGGCGTTGGACCAGTCAATCGGAAGAAACAGTTTCGTGGAGTGATGTTCAAGTATGGCCCTAAACCAATCCAG ATCGCGTTTAAAACGGGAGATTACAAACAGCAGGTCATCTTTATTGGGGGTCTAACAGATGGGTTCTTGGCTACAGA TTACTTAGAACCTTTAGCTATTGCTTTGGATAAAGAGAAATGGTCACTGGTGCAGTTTCTGATGACATCTTCTTATAGTGGATATGGCACTTCTAGCTTGAAACAA GACGCAATGGAACTAGATCAATTAATCAGTTATTTGATAAACAAGGAAGAATCTGAAGGTGTTGTGCTTCTTGGGCATAGCACCGGCTGTCAG GATATCGTTTATTACTTGCGCACAAATGCAGCTTGCTCCAGAGCTGTCCGAGCAGCTATCTTGCAG gCTCCAGTTAGTGATCGTGAATATAGAGCTACACTTCCTGAAACAGCTTCTATGATTGATCTAGCTTCAAAAATGATAAGTGAAGACAGAGGTTTGGAATTCATGCCTAGAGAAGCAGATCCAGTGGCTCCATTAACTGCAGATAG ATATCACTCTTTATGTGCGTATAATGGGGATGACGACATGTTTAGTTCCGATCTTAGTGATGATCAACTGAGAATGAGGCTTGGGCACATGTCCAATACACCCTGCCAG GTCATCTTTTCCATGGCTGATGAGTATATACCTGAGTATGTCGACAAGAAGGCATTAGTCGACAG ATTGTGCAGAGCATTGGGAGGGGCGGAAAAAGTGGAGATTGAACATGGAAACCATTCATTGTCTAATAGAGTCCAAGAGGCTGTTCAAGCTACAATAGATTTTGTTAAAAGAGAAGGTCCTAAAGGGTGGGATGACCCGTGGAGCTAG
- the LOC124922457 gene encoding uncharacterized protein LOC124922457, with product MFGTSLFQMPEKPVNHLLPYSWVSRSYSMILFLFKILTFSAFCGIFFFWGFDGLGFNNLHKDFLQLTPNSSFDDDNQTTTEVVFKHEIEIESVLPVLSSSQDNLNVSDGYHETLIINDSSLPILDWVSAELETNYSSFILNRWLQPGGVPCRDARSVQISIPGLDVVDRVFQLSTDETHEYFFQTLDDNGVPVCLGGDYFEIDLSGESWKSRPPFKDYGNGTYSFSLQVHNEFPGDYNLTIILLYRHFEGLRFAPHRFIFDRKLRTIPIKFNKSPVELPKIETCTGNDFSRDVWSGRWTRLAKNDKCQVDSAGRYRCLDKDLPCRNQWCSGALDKLESNGWTYSTHCSFRIFSGESAWECLSGRWLFFWGDSNHCDTLRNMLNFILDVNEIKNVSRKFDMNIVNPKNHSQSVRITNIFNGHHDYWNNYLGLESLKNEQYRNQLKEYFSGKTVPDILVINSGLHDGVYWKNLRWFIGGAGYAAEFWAGVIDSIRQRGLNPPKIIYRSTVATGGYARGLQYNPAKMEAFNGVFLAELRRMKVVDMVVDHFDMTYPWHYDNRCNDGVHYGRAPANMRWRDGIIGHQYFVDLMLCHVLLNVMCAH from the exons ATGTTTGGCACTTCTCTATTTCAGATGCCGGAGAAACCTGTAAACCACTTGTTGCCGTATTCATGGGTTTCCAGATCCTACTCTATGATTCTTTTTCTGTTTAAGATCCTCACATTCTCTGCATTTTGTGGAATTTTCTTCTTTTGGGGATTTGATGGATTGGGTTTCAATAATCTTCATAAAGATTTTCTTCAACTCACACCCAATTCGTCCTTCGATGATGATAATCAGACAACAACAGAAGTAGTTTTCAAGCACGAGATTGAGATTGAATCTGTTCTTCCTGTTTTATCATCATCTCAAGATAATCTGAACGTTTCAGATGGATATCATGAAACCCTAATAATCAATGATTCTTCTTTACCTATTCTTGATTGGGTTTCAGCTGAGCTTGAAACCAATTACTCTTCCTTTATTCTCAATAGATGGTTACAACCAGGTGGTGTTCCTTGTAGAGATGCTCGATCCGTACAGATTTCGATTCCTGGATTAGATGTTGTCGACAGAGTATTCCAACTGTCGACTGATGAAACCcatgaatatttttttcaaactttggATGATAACGGTGTTCCTGTCTGTTTGGGCGGCGATTATTTCGAAATAGATCTCTCCGGCGAATCATGGAAATCACGGCCGCCGTTTAAAGACTACGGCAACGGAACATACTCTTTTTCTCTACAAGTTCATAATGAGTTTCCCGGTGATTATAATCTCACTATCATCTTACTTTACCGACACTTCGAAGGCCTTAGATTTGCTCCCCATAGATTCATTTTTGATAGAAAATTACGCACAATACCTATCAAATTTAACAAATCTCCGGTTGAGTTACCCAAGATTGAAACCTGCACCGGCAATGATTTCAGTCGGGATGTTTGGTCGGGTCGATGGACAAGGCTGGCTAAAAATGATAAGTGTCAGGTAGACTCTGCCGGTCGGTATCGGTGTCTAGACAAAGATTTACCTTGCCGGAATCAATGGTGCTCCGGCGCTCTTGATAAACTGGAAAGTAACGGATGGACATATTCTACACATTGTTCTTTCCGTATCTTCTCCGGCGAATCCGCCTGGGAATGTCTTTCCGGACGATGGTTGTTCTTCTGGGGAGATTCTAATCACTGTGATACACTAAGAAACATGCTGAATTTCATCCTCGACGTCAACGAAATCAAGAATGTCAGTCGAAAATTCGATATGAACATCGTAAATCCCAAGAATCATTCACAATCGGTCAGAATAACCAACATATTCAACGGCCATCATGACTACTGGAACAACTATCTCGGTCTTGAATCCCTAAAGAATGAACAATACCG AAACCAATTGAAAGAGTATTTCTCCGGCAAGACAGTCCCAGACATTTTAGTGATAAACTCCGGTCTCCACGACGGCGTCTACTGGAAAAATCTCCGGTGGTTCATCGGCGGGGCTGGATACGCGGCAGAGTTTTGGGCAGGGGTGATTGATTCAATTCGGCAAAGGGGATTAAACCCACCCAAAATCATCTACCGGAGCACGGTGGCGACCGGCGGGTATGCCCGCGGTCTGCAATACAATCCGGCGAAGATGGAGGCGTTTAACGGCGTATTTCTGGCGGAGTTGAGGCGGATGAAGGTGGTGGATATGGTGGTGGATCACTTTGATATGACTTATCCTTGGCATTATGATAACCGTTGTAACGACGGCGTACATTACGGCCGAGCTCCGGCGAACATGCGGTGGCGGGATGGGATAATTGGACATCAGTATTTTGTCGACCTAATGTTGTGTCACGTGCTATTGAATGTAATGTGCGCACATTAG